DNA from Petroclostridium xylanilyticum:
CATTTTGGTGTATCGAGAATCTCTTTCATATTTCTAAATGCAATATATACTTAAGTTATTTATTTTCCAAAGGCTGTACTTTTCCAAAAATTGGTATTGGCCCTTTCACTGGGGCTGCCCAGCGTACTGCGTTTGTTATTACTTTTTGTACTTCAATCTGATGATATATCGGAAAAGTTTCATGCCCCGGACGAAAATAGAAAACTTTTCCACGCCCACGGTTATAACAGCATCCACTGCGAAACACCTCTCCACCTTCAAACCAGCTTATAAAGACAAGCTCATCCGGTTGAGGGATATCAAATCTTTCTCCGTACATTTCTGTATGAGGGATTTCTATGTATTCACCAATTCCTTCTACGATAGGATGACCCGGGTTGACTACCCAAAGCCTTTCTCTCTCTCCGACTTCTCTCCACTTTAGATCACAGCTGGTCCCCATCAGTTTTTTGAATATTTTTGAAAAATGTCCCGAGTGGAGTACAATCAGGCCCATCCCATCCAGCACTCTTTTATAGATTTTCTCTACCACTTCATCATTTACATCCTTATGTTTTTTATGCCCCCACCAGGTTAGTACGTCAGTACTATTAAGCACCTCATCCGTCAAGCCATGCTCAGGTTCATCAAGGGTTGCAGTCCTGACTTCCATATCCGCTTGTGAACTAAGAAATTTCGCAATGGTACCGTGTATTCCTTCAGGGTATATACTCGAAACTTTCTCATTGACCTTCTCATGGTAATTTTCATTCCATACAGTGACCATTATTTTCCTAACCATCTTAACTCCACACCCTCATTTCAATTTTTTACTATTAATAATCAAAAATAAATCCTTTTACCTGATTTCCCTGAATCATATATAGCACAAATCATTTTCTGAGTCTTTATCGCTTCATCTCCGGTAATATCGACCTTTTCCCCTTTTTTCAGGGCATCGTAGAACTTTGTAATTTGAACTTTATGGCTAATTCCCCAGTATAGCTTGAATCCATTTCCTAAATGTTCGCCTTCGTTTGGATTCCTGTCGGCCGATATTTCTGTAAAGTCATTGAATTTTATTGTCGCCTGATGTCCTGTCATTTTTGCAATACCATTTTCGCAATATAACTCTATCTCTACCGGTGCATCATACCCATAGTAGTTGATTGCCATAAAGCCTGTAATAACTCCGTTTTTATATTTTATGACCCCTTCGGCTGAATCTTCTACTTCAATAATCTCATGGGCTCTATTGTAAATATTTGCATCCACATATTCAATTTCATCATTAACAAACCATCTTAGTAAGTCCAGGGTATGGATGGCCTGGTCAATCACTACGCCTCCACCTTCTTTATCCCAGGTCCCCTTCCAGTCGCTTTTGATATAATATTCATCCGGCCTGTGCCACGCTACTAAAGCTCTTCCTGATATGATTTTCCCTAACTTCCCGGACTGCAGCGTCTCTTTTATCAATTTAGACCCGGGATTATACCTGTTTTGAAAGATTACTCCCAGGACAACGTTATTATCTTTTGCAGCTTTTATCATAGCTTCAGCATCTTCCAGTTTGATAGACATGGGCTTTTCAGTAAGTATATTGACTCCCTTATTGGCGGCATATACAGCCATTTCAGCATGAAGATAATGAGGTGTACAGATATGTACTACATCCAATCCTTCATTTTCAATCATCTTTTTATAATCAGTATAGTATGTACAGTTATATTGCTGTGCTGCATTTTTTGCCCTTTCTTCTTTTACATCGCATACGGCTGCAAGCTTTACGTCATCTAATAAATTCAAAGAAATTGCATGCATCCCATATATATTTCCGCATCCTATAATACCAGCTTTCAACATCGACACCCTCTCTAAATTAACTCCACCAAACTTTAGGCAGAGGTTGTTCTAGAATAATATCTTTTAATAATGCAACAGCCTTATCAAATCCTTCTTCAATAGACATTAATGAATCCTCGTGTTCAATACTTAATACATAATCATATCCGGCAAGTCTGAGAGCACTTACTATATCCTTCCACTGCTTAATGTCATGTCCATAGCCTATTGTCCTAAACATCCAGGGTCTGTTGACCATATCGTCAAACCTTGTTGTATCTAATATTCCCCGGAAATTAGCATTATCGGCATCTGCAATATTATCTTTTGCGTGGAAATGATAGATAGCCCCTTCTTTCCCGAGGATTTTTATTGCAGCTACCGGATCGATACCCTGCCAGAAAAGATGGCTTGGGTCAAAGTTTGCTCCAATCACTTCTCCCACAGCATTTCTTAATTTCATTAAAGTTGCAGGACTGTGGACCGAAAAACCTCCATGCATTTCAAAAGCCAGCTTTACGCCATGGTCGGCTGCAAATTTTCCCCATTCTTTCCAATAGGGAATGATTTTATTTTCCCACTGCCAGTTAAAAAGTTCCGGATATTCGCCCGGCCAGGGCACTACAGGCCAGTTAGGATATTTTGCATTGTCAGAATCTCCTGGACAGCCTGAGAATAAATTAACTACTCCTACCCCAAGCTTTTGTGCCAATTTAATTGTTTTCACATAAGTATCATGATGGTTTTTTGCAATATCCTTATTGGGGTGCAACGGATTACCATGACAGCTTAGGCCACTAATTACTAATCCCCTGTCCTCTACTGCCCTAGTAAAAGCTTTTAATTTCGATTCATCTTCCAAGAGAATGTCAGGATTGCAGTGAGCATTGCCAGGGTAATTGCCTGTTCCTATTTCAACTGCTTGAATACCTTTTGATTTCACATGGTCCAACATTTCCTCAAACGGTTTTTGTGAAAATAAAACTGTAAATACACCTAGTTTCATATACATTGTTCCCCCTTTAATTTGATAAATTTAGGTTAAATTAGAATTTATTTAAAAAATTATCCTATAGTAGACTGTCTTATTACAAGCTCATGCTCCAGTACCAATTTCTCCTCGTATTTGTCCTGGCTGTTAATTTTCTTGATAAGAATTTCTACAGAACACTGTCCCAAGTCGTACATAGGCTGGGCAATACTTGTAATGGAGGGTTCGAAAATGCTTGCAGACCTTGTATTGTCGAAACTTACTACCGCTATATCACCCGGGACTTGAAACCCCATTTGTTTAGCTACTTTAATTGCACCGATGGCCATCATATCAGAACTAGCCAGTACACCGTCCGGAGGTTCCTTGAGGTCTAAAAGCTGCCTCATTATTCTATGTCCGCTCTTTATTCCATAAAGCCCATTGCGCACTAATTCCTCACAATACTCTATCTTATAATCACTCAGGGCCTGCTTATAGCCTTCTAATCTTAATCTAGTAGATAGATGATCTTCTCTTCCATTAATAAAAGCAATTCTCCTTCTACCGATTTTTATTAAATGCTGTACACCATGATAAGCTGCCAGCCTATTATCTATGGTTACATAGGAAATATTTAGACCTTCCTTGTATTCACTGCACTGGACAACAGGATATGAATCAGCAATTTCAGTTAGAGTTTTATCATCGATAATTGTTGAAACAAATATCGCACCATCTGCTTGACGGGATTTCAACAAATTGATATAAACCTGCAATCTTTCAGCATCATTTTCAGTAGCACAAAGCAAGATATTATACCCGTAAGTGCGAGCTGCATCCTGCATGCCTTTTACTACCTCAGAGAAAAAAAGATTTGCTATGCTCGGTATAATAACTAATATTAATTTCGTCTCTGAACATCTCAAGTGTCTAGCCAGTAAATTTGGTTGATATTGAAGTTGTTCCATCGCCTCAAGTACTTTATCCCTGGTAGTTGGCAGTACACTATCACTATTATTCAATACCCGCGATACCGTAGCAACAGAAACACCTGCAAGCTCTGCAACCTCTTTTATTGTAGCCATTCAATCACCTTTTCTCCTCTATCTTTGTTTTATAATAATTGGAAGTCTTTTTGTCATCTTGGAGAGATTATTTTTATGTAATCAATTACATTATAAACTAGCTTTTTTAGTTTTTCAACCTGATTTTGGCACATATTTTTCTTATTTACTTAAATAAATCATAGATTCTATTTTTTTACTCAATCTTGCAAATAATTCCTTTTATTTATGGTATGAATCCTGTAAAATGAAATAAATATGAGCTTTTTTGTGAAAATCGCTAAAATATTTTAAAAATTCAGCGTTATTAATTATAAACATTAAATAATAACTTGACAAGAATACCAACCATATGTTACCATCATTTTAGAAAATAAAGGTAAAATATTTTTCATTATAAGGTTGATAAAGGATATTTTTTATATTTAATATTTATTATGCTTTGTAATCCATTACAAAAAACTTCTGCATGTGATAAAGTTTGATAGTTATTTTTATGTTTTTTAATAATCATATATATTTTTACTGATTTTTCTATGGTTTTATGTGGCATTTCTATATTTTAATATGCCACGTTATATACGTTTTCCCACAGCTTCAAATGTAGTAATTTTCACGTAAATTATGAAGTTCTAAGATTTCTTATTTTTTACCAAACCAATTTCACCCCGGCTATAATAAAATCAATAATATTATATTTTAAGGAGGTTTAACTCTATTATGAAAAAGGTCAAAATAGCTGTTTTTGGTGCAGGGTCTATTGCACAAAAAAGGCATATCAGTGAATGCTCTGAAAATCCCAATGTCGAACTAGTAGCAGTATGTGATATTGTAAAGGAAAGGGCGGAAAAAGTTGCCGAACAATACGGTATGAGGGCCTATACTGATTACAAGGAACTTCTGGCTAATGAAGAGGTTGATGCTGTCATCGTATGTACCCCCAATTATCTACATGCTCCTATGAGTATTTACGCTTTAAAAGCTGGAAAGCATGTTCTTTGCGAAAAACCTATGGCTATTTCTGCTGAAGAAGCTGAAGAAATGATCAAGGTTGCAAAAGAAAACAATAAATTTCTGATGATTGGACACAACCAAAGACTAATGAAACCTCATATAAAAGCTAAAGAAATATTAGACAGCAGAAGACTGGGAAAAGTGCTTACCTTCAGAACAACGTTTGGACATGGAGGCCCTGAACAATGGAGTGCAGCTAAATCTAAAGATACATGGTTCTTTAAAAAGGACGAAGCTTTTGTAGGAGCTATGGGCGATCTCGGTGTACATAAGGCTGATTTGATACGATGGCTATTAGGAGAAGAAATCACTGAAGTAGCTGCTTTTATTGCTACTTTAGAAAAGAAATATGAGAATGGTCAAATAATTAATGTGGATGATAATGCTACCTGCATTCTGAAGACCGAAAGCGGTATTTTAGGTTCTTTGATCGCAAGTTGGACCTATAAGGGCGATGAAGACAATGGCACTATCCTGTACTGTGAAAAAGGTGTTCTTAAGATTGGTTATGACCCGGAATTCCAGGTAACTGTGACATATAGAGATGGTGCCAGAGAGTGCTATAATGTCGGGGATATTGCTACCAACCTCAAACAGGTAAATAGCGGTGTTAGCGAACTCTTTGTTGATTGTATTCTAAATAATAGAGCCCCCGAAATTTCTGGTGAAGAAGGATATAAAGCACTTAAAATCATACTTGCCTGTCTTGAATCACAAGAGAAGTCTACATTTGTTAAAGTTAAATAAAAATTTAATATGTTGTCATCTATAAATTCAAAACGGCAGCGTATATAAATACACTGCCGTTTAATACATGTTAATCGTCATGCCAAGTGGTCTCAGCACAAAAATGATGAAAATACACTGCGTACAAAGGTGCATTGTTTCACCCGCAGAGTTTCGAGGTAAAGAACTTCCAAGGCTTGTGTCAGGCAGGCGCAAACTCGCTTCGCTCAAACAATGCGCCTGCTACTCTGACACTGCGTCCGGAAGTTCTAATACCTCTTCACAAAATTATTTATTTACTACATTAACAGGATTTCCTGCTAAGAATGCTTCTAAGTTGTCTACTGCAATATTCATAAGACGTTCTCTTGATTCCTTTGGAGCCCAAGCGATATGTGGGGTGATGATGCAGTTTTTCGCTTTCAATAATGGGTTATCCATTTTTATTGGCTCAGTGGATACAACGTCTACAGCTGCTCCAGCTATTTTGCCGCTGTTTAACGCTTCTGCCAAATCTTCTTCTACAATCAATGGCCCTCTTGATGTATTTATAATCATTGCTCCATCCTTCATTTTTGCGATTGTATTTTTGTTGATGATTCCTTTTGTGCTTTCAAATAATGGGCAGTGTAAGCTGATTACATCGGATTTTGCCAATAATTCATCTAATTCTACATATTTTAATGTATCGCTTTCCAATGCCTTATTTTGGTATTCATCATACGCCAGTACTTTCATACCAACGGCTTGTGCAATTTTTGCTGTTGCCTGGCCAATTCTTCCGAATCCAATAATACCCATTGTTTTTCCTGCTAATTCAATTAATGGATAATTCCAGAAGCAAAAATCAGGACAGTTTGTCCATTCACCTTTTTTAACTGCTTCATTATGCGCCCATACATGATGGCACATTTCTAACAACAATGCAAAAGCAAATTGTGCCACTGCTGCAGTCCCGTAAGTCGGAATGTTTGCTACAGGAATACCTTTTTCTTTTGCTGCATCCACATCTACAACATTGTATCCTGTTGCTAATAAGCCTACCCATTTTATATTAGGTGCTTTCTCAAATGTCTCTCTAGTCAGCGGAGTTTTGTTGGTGTAAACAATTTCTGCATCGCCTATTCTTTCTAAAATTTTATCTGCTGGAGTACGGTCATATACTGTCAGGTCTCCAAGCTTTTCTAATCTTTCCCATGTTAAGTCACCTGGGTTTAGTGTATATCCATCTAATACTACTATTTTCATATTCAATCCCCTTTCTTTTATCTCGGAACTTGAAAAATTATGATATAAATATTATAGTTTTGCCCATGCTTCATTTAATGTCCTCTTTGCATTAGCAATTACAATATCCGGGTCTTCATCTCCCCATGGTTTTACTTCAAAGCTTACAATTGGTGGATTTTGAGTATTTAAGAATCCAATATCTTTTAATACCCTCAAGAATTCTACCAATTCCGGAACATCATTTTCACCGTTAGGGAACCCAAATCTTGGATGTGCATCCCCATATGCCTCAAAGGATGGATCCTTTACAACAGCATTACCAATATGAGCATGTACAAGATACTCTTTTATTGGAAGAATAGCCTGTTCTGCTGTCTCTCTTAATAAAGGAAGATGGCTTAAGTCAACCATTAACCCAAAATTATCATATTCTTTTCTGATCTCTTCTGCAAATCTCTTCGCCAGTGCAACTGGTCCAATGATACTCTTTTTGTCTATATCGAAATCAAATACTTCCAATACTATTCTTAGACTACCTTTGGATTTTGCATAAGCACACAATTCTTTAGTGGATTTTACTAATGCCTGGAAAGACTCTTCTTTAGTAGCTTCTTCGTATTTTCCGCTTAAGAAGGCGAGCCCAACAGCTCCCAATTCATAGGCCTCATCAATACCTTCCTTTAAAGTAGCAACAGCTTTTTGCCTTCCTTCTTCATTAAGGTCGTTGATGTTCAAGCCAGTAGTGAGTAATCTTGGCTGTGCGCCATAAGCTACGGTCATATGGCTCGTTTCAAACATCTTTTTAACCTGTTTTCTTACTTCAGGATCTTTCATCCAGCTAACTTCAATTGCATTAAAATAATCATCTACAGCTATTTTTTTAATGGTTTCTGCAATTGGACCTTCGCCCTTAATAGTAGACGGGTAGGCCATGAAATGGATTAAACCTACTTTCATGTATTTGTACATAGATTCATTCATAAAATGTCACTCCTTCTCATCACCATTCCAATTTTAATAATTCTCATTACCCTTTCAGCGGCATCTTCCAATAATTCTGATGATCTGCCCATTGCTTCGCTGAGCGGCATTGCTTTATTAACTGTGCTCATGATACCATCTACTCCATAGTCATATACTGCTGAAGCTCCATCGCCAATATCTCCTACAATAGCAAGGACAGGCAGATTATACTTTTTAACCCTCTGTCCAACACCTACGGGAACTTTTCCGTAGATGGATTGTCCATCAATCTTACCTTCTCCGGTAATAACCAGGTCGGTAGTCGGTAAGTGCCGGTCTATATTTACTACATCCAGTACTGTTTCTATACCGGACTTAAGCTGGGCACCGCAGAAGACGATCAGGCCTGCACCCAAGCCGCCGGCTGCCCCGGTTCCCGGGACATCAATAATATCCTGTCCCAACTGTTCTTTTATGATTCTGGCAAAGTGCCTGAGGTTTGCATCCAGCTGCTTAACCATTTCCGGAGTTGCCCCTTTTTGAGGTCCGTATACAGCTGAAGCACCTTTTTCGCCGCAAAGAGGATTGGATACGTCGCAAGCAATGATAATTTCCGTATCTTTGATTCGCGGATCAATATTGGAAACATCTATAACTGCAAGTTTTTCAAGCTCACCGCCGCCATAGCCAAGCTCTTTTCCGTCCTTATCCTTAAATGAAACACCTAAAGCCTGCGCCATTCCCAGTCCACCGTCATTGGTTGCACTACCCCCAATACCGATTACGATTTTCCTGCATCCATCATCCAATGCCGCCTTAATTAACTCACCAGTACCATAGGTAGTGGTTACCATTGGGTTTTTCTTGTTTTCCGGCACCAAAGGTAAGCCAGAAGCCGCTGCCATCTCGATAACAGCCGCACCATTATCCAGTATTCCATACTTTGCTTGTACCTTCTCCCCTAGTGGACCGGTAACGGTTATTTCCTTAAATTTTCCTCCAGCACCTAAAACCAATGCATCTACAGTGCCTTCTCCCCCGTCAGCGATTGGTATTTTGACTATTTCTGCATCTGGAAATACTTTTCGGATGCCTTTTTCTATTGTATTTGCAACAGCGATTGTTGTATTACTTCCTTTAAATGAGTCGGGCGCTATAATTATCTTCATTTTTTCACCTCTTTCAATTTGGTAAAAGTCACATTAATATGTCGTTTTAAAAATATATTACCACACTTATCAACATTTTTCAATAAACAAATTCAAACTAAGCGAATTTTTTAATTAAAAAACATACCAGCTCATCCCAATAACTTAAGCTTAAAATTTTTTATCAGCAGCCTCATCTGCAATAATTACCTGTATCCCCCTATCCCTCAAATACGTTTCATATTCTTTGCCAATCTTTTGATCACAAATTAAT
Protein-coding regions in this window:
- a CDS encoding ThuA domain-containing protein, with translation MVRKIMVTVWNENYHEKVNEKVSSIYPEGIHGTIAKFLSSQADMEVRTATLDEPEHGLTDEVLNSTDVLTWWGHKKHKDVNDEVVEKIYKRVLDGMGLIVLHSGHFSKIFKKLMGTSCDLKWREVGERERLWVVNPGHPIVEGIGEYIEIPHTEMYGERFDIPQPDELVFISWFEGGEVFRSGCCYNRGRGKVFYFRPGHETFPIYHQIEVQKVITNAVRWAAPVKGPIPIFGKVQPLENK
- a CDS encoding Gfo/Idh/MocA family protein, producing MLKAGIIGCGNIYGMHAISLNLLDDVKLAAVCDVKEERAKNAAQQYNCTYYTDYKKMIENEGLDVVHICTPHYLHAEMAVYAANKGVNILTEKPMSIKLEDAEAMIKAAKDNNVVLGVIFQNRYNPGSKLIKETLQSGKLGKIISGRALVAWHRPDEYYIKSDWKGTWDKEGGGVVIDQAIHTLDLLRWFVNDEIEYVDANIYNRAHEIIEVEDSAEGVIKYKNGVITGFMAINYYGYDAPVEIELYCENGIAKMTGHQATIKFNDFTEISADRNPNEGEHLGNGFKLYWGISHKVQITKFYDALKKGEKVDITGDEAIKTQKMICAIYDSGKSGKRIYF
- a CDS encoding sugar phosphate isomerase/epimerase family protein: MKLGVFTVLFSQKPFEEMLDHVKSKGIQAVEIGTGNYPGNAHCNPDILLEDESKLKAFTRAVEDRGLVISGLSCHGNPLHPNKDIAKNHHDTYVKTIKLAQKLGVGVVNLFSGCPGDSDNAKYPNWPVVPWPGEYPELFNWQWENKIIPYWKEWGKFAADHGVKLAFEMHGGFSVHSPATLMKLRNAVGEVIGANFDPSHLFWQGIDPVAAIKILGKEGAIYHFHAKDNIADADNANFRGILDTTRFDDMVNRPWMFRTIGYGHDIKQWKDIVSALRLAGYDYVLSIEHEDSLMSIEEGFDKAVALLKDIILEQPLPKVWWS
- a CDS encoding LacI family DNA-binding transcriptional regulator, which encodes MATIKEVAELAGVSVATVSRVLNNSDSVLPTTRDKVLEAMEQLQYQPNLLARHLRCSETKLILVIIPSIANLFFSEVVKGMQDAARTYGYNILLCATENDAERLQVYINLLKSRQADGAIFVSTIIDDKTLTEIADSYPVVQCSEYKEGLNISYVTIDNRLAAYHGVQHLIKIGRRRIAFINGREDHLSTRLRLEGYKQALSDYKIEYCEELVRNGLYGIKSGHRIMRQLLDLKEPPDGVLASSDMMAIGAIKVAKQMGFQVPGDIAVVSFDNTRSASIFEPSITSIAQPMYDLGQCSVEILIKKINSQDKYEEKLVLEHELVIRQSTIG
- a CDS encoding Gfo/Idh/MocA family protein, which gives rise to MKKVKIAVFGAGSIAQKRHISECSENPNVELVAVCDIVKERAEKVAEQYGMRAYTDYKELLANEEVDAVIVCTPNYLHAPMSIYALKAGKHVLCEKPMAISAEEAEEMIKVAKENNKFLMIGHNQRLMKPHIKAKEILDSRRLGKVLTFRTTFGHGGPEQWSAAKSKDTWFFKKDEAFVGAMGDLGVHKADLIRWLLGEEITEVAAFIATLEKKYENGQIINVDDNATCILKTESGILGSLIASWTYKGDEDNGTILYCEKGVLKIGYDPEFQVTVTYRDGARECYNVGDIATNLKQVNSGVSELFVDCILNNRAPEISGEEGYKALKIILACLESQEKSTFVKVK
- a CDS encoding D-2-hydroxyacid dehydrogenase, producing MKIVVLDGYTLNPGDLTWERLEKLGDLTVYDRTPADKILERIGDAEIVYTNKTPLTRETFEKAPNIKWVGLLATGYNVVDVDAAKEKGIPVANIPTYGTAAVAQFAFALLLEMCHHVWAHNEAVKKGEWTNCPDFCFWNYPLIELAGKTMGIIGFGRIGQATAKIAQAVGMKVLAYDEYQNKALESDTLKYVELDELLAKSDVISLHCPLFESTKGIINKNTIAKMKDGAMIINTSRGPLIVEEDLAEALNSGKIAGAAVDVVSTEPIKMDNPLLKAKNCIITPHIAWAPKESRERLMNIAVDNLEAFLAGNPVNVVNK
- a CDS encoding sugar phosphate isomerase/epimerase family protein; protein product: MNESMYKYMKVGLIHFMAYPSTIKGEGPIAETIKKIAVDDYFNAIEVSWMKDPEVRKQVKKMFETSHMTVAYGAQPRLLTTGLNINDLNEEGRQKAVATLKEGIDEAYELGAVGLAFLSGKYEEATKEESFQALVKSTKELCAYAKSKGSLRIVLEVFDFDIDKKSIIGPVALAKRFAEEIRKEYDNFGLMVDLSHLPLLRETAEQAILPIKEYLVHAHIGNAVVKDPSFEAYGDAHPRFGFPNGENDVPELVEFLRVLKDIGFLNTQNPPIVSFEVKPWGDEDPDIVIANAKRTLNEAWAKL
- a CDS encoding glycerate kinase, which produces MKIIIAPDSFKGSNTTIAVANTIEKGIRKVFPDAEIVKIPIADGGEGTVDALVLGAGGKFKEITVTGPLGEKVQAKYGILDNGAAVIEMAAASGLPLVPENKKNPMVTTTYGTGELIKAALDDGCRKIVIGIGGSATNDGGLGMAQALGVSFKDKDGKELGYGGGELEKLAVIDVSNIDPRIKDTEIIIACDVSNPLCGEKGASAVYGPQKGATPEMVKQLDANLRHFARIIKEQLGQDIIDVPGTGAAGGLGAGLIVFCGAQLKSGIETVLDVVNIDRHLPTTDLVITGEGKIDGQSIYGKVPVGVGQRVKKYNLPVLAIVGDIGDGASAVYDYGVDGIMSTVNKAMPLSEAMGRSSELLEDAAERVMRIIKIGMVMRRSDIL